The DNA window TAGACAAGGCTATCAAAGAGGTGCGCGCGACACTGATCGAGGCTGTGTTGATTGTTGTGGTGGTCATTTTTCTCTTCTTGGGTTCCCTGCGCAGCTCGGCCATTCCGGCTATTACCGTGCCCTTGTCGCTGGTGGGCGCACTGTTTCTGATGTATGTGCTGGGCTTCTCCATCAATCTGTTGACCCTGCTGGCCATGGTGTTGGCCATCGGCATGGTGGTGGACGATGCCATTATTGTGTTGGAGAACATCCACCGCCACATCGAAGAGGGAATGAAGCCGAAGGATGCCGCAATAGCAGGTGCTCGGGAGCTGGTGGGGCCGGTTACTGCCATGACCATCACCCTGGTGGCAGTGTATGCGCCGATCGGGTTTCTCACCGGGATTACCGGGGTACTGTTTACCGAGTTTGCTTTTTCGCTGGCCGGGTCGGTACTGATTTCCGGTGTGGTTGCTCTTACCCTGACACCTATGATGTGCAGTCGCATGCTGAAGCCGTCCCACGGTGAGGCCGGCGAAGAGAGCCGTTTGGCAGTTTACCTTGATGAAAAGTTTGAAGCCTTGCGCTGTCAATATAAACAGCGTCTGCATGGCTCCTTGGATCAGCCTGCTGTTGTTGCCGTGTTCGGCTTAATTGTGTTGTTGTCTTGCGGTTTTCTATACGTCGGTAGTCAGTCTGAGCTGGCCCCCGGCGAGGATCTGGGATTTGTCGGGGTGCTCCTGGAAGGGGATGGCTACGCCTCACCAGAGTATGTGCGAGAGTACTTCATTCGTAGCCAGGACATTGTTAGAAGCAATCCTGATGTGGCGAATGTGTTCGGTTTTGCTGGCGATGTGACCATGGGCGTGAATTCGGGGTTTGTCGGCATGATGGGCAAACCCTGGGATGAGCGCAGTGCCAGCATGGCGCAAGTTGCTGCTGCCCAGACAGAAGCGTTGCAGAGCATTACTGGCTTGCGGGCTGCGGTGTTTGAGCCGCCACCGTTGCCAACACCCGGTCAGGGATACCCGGTGGAGCTAGTGCTGAAGTCGACGAGTGGGCCTGAAATTATGGCCGAGGTGGGCAACGAGGTGGTCAAGCAGGTGATGGAAAGCAAACGCTTTTTCTTTGCTGCCACTATGCTCAATTACGATCGCCCGGAGACCGAGTTAAAGATTAATCGGGAGAAGGCGGCGCTGATAGGCGTAGACATGGCCACCGTCAGTGCCGACCTGGTGGCATTGATGGCTGGGGCTGAGGTTAATCGCTTCTCCTACGAGGGTCGCTCCTACAAGGTGATCAGTCAGGTGGAGCGTCAAGCGCGGCTTAATCCGGAACAGTTGCAGTCTTTTTATACCCGCACCCGCAGTGGTGACCTGGTGCCTCTGTCAACGTTGGTAGAACTGGAAGAAACCATTCAGCCCCGGGCGATTCCACACGCTCAACAGCTCAACTCCAATACCATCGTGGCGGTGCCTCGCCCCGACGTGACCCAGGGAGAGGCCCTGGCGATGATCGAGGAGATTGCCCGAGAGGTAATGCCGAGCAGCTTCCGACTGGACTACGCGGGCAGCTCCCGTCAGCTAAAACAGGAGAGTGGTGCACTGCTCGCCACTTTTGTGTTTGCCATCATTATCATTTACCTGGTTTTGGCGGCCCAGTTTGAATCCTTTCGCGATCCCCTGATCATTCTGGTTACCGTGCCGATGTCGGTCTGTGGGGCGCTGCTTACCATGAATATTTTTGCGCTAACCAATGGAATGCAACTCACTCAATTTCCGGGGATGACGCTCAATATATACACTCAGGTGGGATTGGTGACCTTGATTGGGGTGATTTCCAAACACGGTATTCTGATTGTGGATTTTGCCAACCGCATGCAGCGTCAAGGCATGAGTAAACGCGATGCCATTGAGGAAGCCACATCCATTCGCTTGCGCCCGATACTGATGACCACGGCGGCATTGGTCGTGGCCATGGTACCGCTGCTGACGGCCAGCGGTCCGGGCGCCTCTTCGCGATTCTCATTGGGAATGATCATTGCCTCGGGGATGACTATTGGCACCCTGTTTACCCTGTTTGTTGTCCCGACGGTGTATTTGTATATGGGCCGGGATTACAGTAAACAGCCGGTGGCGGCCGA is part of the Spongiibacter taiwanensis genome and encodes:
- a CDS encoding efflux RND transporter permease subunit encodes the protein MHFTDIFIKRPVLAVVVSLIILLLGLRAGLDLRVREYPELQNALISVSVAYPGADPKLVEGFITTPLEREIASADGIDFLTSTSSQGLAQINANLHLSKDPNEALTEISAKVNKLRNQLPVGAEDPVVELSDAGATAAMYISFFSDTMDDTQITDYLSRIVEPELAAIPGVERLQVIGGKPYAMRVWLDPEGLTAHNLTASEVFQAIQRENVLSAVGQTKGGYVRVGMSADTDLNDVEAFRNMVVRSDGDALVRLQDVARVEFGAEEYDSNGFWNGEPSVFIGVFVRPDANLLDVMADIRSLWPTLKAAMPETLGAMIGYDSTIYVDKAIKEVRATLIEAVLIVVVVIFLFLGSLRSSAIPAITVPLSLVGALFLMYVLGFSINLLTLLAMVLAIGMVVDDAIIVLENIHRHIEEGMKPKDAAIAGARELVGPVTAMTITLVAVYAPIGFLTGITGVLFTEFAFSLAGSVLISGVVALTLTPMMCSRMLKPSHGEAGEESRLAVYLDEKFEALRCQYKQRLHGSLDQPAVVAVFGLIVLLSCGFLYVGSQSELAPGEDLGFVGVLLEGDGYASPEYVREYFIRSQDIVRSNPDVANVFGFAGDVTMGVNSGFVGMMGKPWDERSASMAQVAAAQTEALQSITGLRAAVFEPPPLPTPGQGYPVELVLKSTSGPEIMAEVGNEVVKQVMESKRFFFAATMLNYDRPETELKINREKAALIGVDMATVSADLVALMAGAEVNRFSYEGRSYKVISQVERQARLNPEQLQSFYTRTRSGDLVPLSTLVELEETIQPRAIPHAQQLNSNTIVAVPRPDVTQGEALAMIEEIAREVMPSSFRLDYAGSSRQLKQESGALLATFVFAIIIIYLVLAAQFESFRDPLIILVTVPMSVCGALLTMNIFALTNGMQLTQFPGMTLNIYTQVGLVTLIGVISKHGILIVDFANRMQRQGMSKRDAIEEATSIRLRPILMTTAALVVAMVPLLTASGPGASSRFSLGMIIASGMTIGTLFTLFVVPTVYLYMGRDYSKQPVAAE